One Setaria italica strain Yugu1 chromosome II, Setaria_italica_v2.0, whole genome shotgun sequence DNA segment encodes these proteins:
- the LOC101774809 gene encoding nicotianamine synthase 3 yields the protein MVDMGNKQEEEVQVPVPEEGMASDEEAALVHKIAGLAAAIAKLPSLSPSPEVNALFTELVTACIPPSAVDVERLGPELQEMRARLIRLCADAEGLLEAHYSDLLAGFDNPLDHLGLFPYFNNYILLSELEHGLLASHVPGPVPARVAFVGSGPLPLSSLVLAARHLPAASFDNYDICGEANERARRLVRADAGLGARMAFRTSDVAHVTRDLASYDVVFLAALVGMAAEEKARVVEHLGRHMAPGAALVVRSAHGARGFLYPVVDPEEIRRGGFEVLAVHHPEGEVINSVIIARKPVPADAQAGGGVAHAHAHGAVLSRPCLCCEMEARAHQKMEEVALEQLPS from the coding sequence ATGGTCGACATGGGGAacaagcaggaggaggaggtccagGTACCAGTCCCGGAGGAGGGGATGGCGTCGGATGAGGAGGCGGCGCTCGTGCACAAGATCGCCGGGCTCGCCGCTGCCATCGCCAAGCTGCCGTCGCTGAGCCCGTCCCCCGAGGTGAACGCGCTCTTCACGGAGCTGGTGACGGCCTGCATCCCTCCAAGCGCCGTCGACGTGGAGCGCCTCGGCCCCGAGCTGCAGGAGATGCGCGCGCGGCTGATCCGCCTCTGCGCCGACGCCGAGGGCCTGCTGGAGGCCCACTACTCGGACCTCCTCGCCGGCTTCGACAACCCGCTCGACCACCTGGGGCTCTTCCCCTACTTCAACAACTACATCCTGCTGAGCGAGCTGGAGCACGGCCTGCTGGCGAGCCACGTTCCGGGGCCGGTGCCGGCGCGCGTCGCCTTCGTGGGCTCCGGCCCGCTCCCGCTGAGCTCCCTGGTGCTGGCGGCGCGCCACCTGCCGGCCGCGTCCTTCGACAACTACGACATCTGCGGCGAGGCCAACGAGCGGGCGCGCCGCCTGGTGCGCGCCGACGCCGGGCTGGGCGCGCGCATGGCGTTCCGCACCTCCGACGTGGCGCACGTGACGCGGGACCTGGCGTCCTACGACGTCGTCTTCCTGGCGGCGCTCGTGGGCATGGCCGCCGAGGAGAAGGCGCGCGTGGTGGAGCACCTCGGCCGCCACATGGCCCCCGGCGCCGCGCTCGTGGTGCGGAGCGCGCACGGCGCCCGGGGCTTCCTGTACCCGGTGGTGGACCCGGAGGAGATCCGCCGCGGCGGCTTCGAGGTGCTGGCCGTGCACCACCCGGAGGGCGAGGTGATCAACTCCGTCATCATCGCGCGCAAGCCCGTGCCCGCCGacgcgcaggccggcggcggcgtggcccaCGCGCACGCGCACGGCGCCGTGCTGAGCCGGCCCTGCCTCTGCTGCGAGATGGAGGCACGGGCGCATCagaagatggaggaggtggCCCTGGAGCAGCTGCCATCCTAA
- the LOC101775214 gene encoding probable glutamyl endopeptidase, chloroplastic isoform X3, with protein sequence MDDGTLGPEKAVNGYNDNAKINFVGWSPDGQHVAFTVRYEDEVDNGSNLALWIADAESGKARPLFKSADIMLNAVFELYVWVNESSLLVCTIPSSRGDPPTKPLVPFGPRIRSNEQRNIIQMRSTKEMLKDLHEEELFDYYATSQIVLVTLDGTVKMIALPAIYISLDPSPDGKYLILTSVHRPYSSIVSYKRFPKKVELWTVEGRFVREVCDLPLAEDIPVAANSVRKGKRLIRWRPDMPSTLFWVEAQDGGDANIEVSPRDIVYMEHAEPLDGEKPQVLLKLDLRCRKTYWCYGSFALVYEYWYKTRITRTWVISPDLKNHRRRLLFERSSEDAYSNPGSPVMCRTPAGTTVIARIKRNCEGSYILLKGRGATPKGSTPFLDLFDVNTGEKERIWESDKEKYYESILALISYHPKCEVQLDQLKLLVSKESRREITQYYIKIWPNKKQVQITNYPHPYPQLALLQKEIIRYQRKDGVKLTATLYLPPGYSPSEDGPLPCLIWSYPGEFKSKEAAGQVRRSPNKFARISNNFPLLWLARGFAILADPTIPIIGEGNQEGNDRYIEQLVASAEAAVNEIVRRGVAHPDKIAVGGHSYGAFMTANLLAHAPHLFCCGIARSGAYNRTLTPFGFQKEMRTLWEATDTYIKMSPFMSANKIKKPILLIHGEDDSKVTTAMQSSQFYDALKGHGVPCRLVILPFERHQYAARESIMHIIWETDRWLQKYCATNPGNIKDMETNVDTSQSPNDAVLDHEALTLNFTKISSLIKLIRLAFAQIVFRKSKNNMQ encoded by the exons ATGGATGATGGAACTTTGGGTCCAGAGAAAGCGGTTAACGGATACAATGATAATGCAAAGATTAATTTTGTAGGATG GTCACCAGATGGTCAGCACGTGGCATTCACTGTGCGCTATGAAGATGAG GTGGACAATGGCAGCAATTTAGCATTGTGGATTGCTGATGCAGAATCTGGAAAAGCTAGACCTCTTTTCAAATCAGCAGACATCATGTTAAATGCTGTTTTCGAGCT ATATGTATGGGTGAACGAATCGTCTTTGTTGGTTTGCACTATTCCTTCATCACGTGGAGATCCACCTACGAAGCCGTTGGTTCCTTTTGGTCCAAGGATCCGGTCTAATGAGCAGAGAAACATCATTCAGATGAGATCCACAAAAGAAATGCTGAAAGATCTGCATGAAGAAGAATTGTTTGATTACTATGCAACCTCTCAGATAGTATTGGTTACCTTAGATGGGACAGTGAAAATGATTGCCCTTCCTGCTATATACATTTCTCTTGATCCTTCACCAGATGGGAAATATTTGATCCTTACTTCTGTGCACCGACCTTATTCTTCTATAGTTTCATATAAAAGGTTCCCCAAAAAGGTTGAGCTGTGGACAGTTGAAGGTAGATTTGTCCGTGAAGTTTGTGATTTGCCCCTTGCGGAAGATATTCCTGTTGCAGCTAATAGTGTCCGTAAGGGAAAGCGTTTAATCAGGTGGAGGCCTGATATGCCTTCAACATTATTTTG GGTGGAGGCACAAGATGGAGGAGACGCAAACATTGAAGTATCGCCACGTGATATAGTTTACATGGAACATGCCGAACCTTTGGATGGTGAAAAGCCTCAAGTCTTGCTTAAACTTGACCTTCGATGCAG AAAGACCTACTGGTGCTATGGATCGTTTGCGCTGGTCTATGAATATTGGTACAAGACACGAATAACAAGAACATGGGTTATATCACCTGACCTCAAAAATCATAGACGTCGGTTATTATTTGAAAGGTCTTCAGAAGACGCCTACTCAAATCCAGGATCTCCAGTGATGTGCAGAACTCCGGCAGGTACTACTGTCATTGCAAGAATTAAGAGAAACTGTGAAGGAAGCTACATCTTACTGAAGGGAAGGGGTGCCACACCAAAAGGAAGCACCCCATTTCTTGATCTTTTCGATGT AAATACTGGAGAAAAGGAGCGGATATGGGAAAGTGACAAAGAAAAATACTATGAATCTATCCTTGCACTTATATCATACCATCCTAAATGTGAAGTGCAGCTTGATCAACTAAAGTTACTTGTGTCTAAAGAGTCAAGAAGAGAAATCACCCAGTATTATATCAAGATTTGGCCAAACAAGAAGCAAGTCCAGATTACAAATTACCCACATCCATATCCTCAACTGGCACTGTTGCAGAAAGAAATAATCAGATACCAGCGGAAGGATGGTGTTAAACTTACTGCTACATTGTATCTGCCTCCAGGCTATAGTCCGTCAGAAGATGGGCCTCTCCCATGTCTCATTTGGTCTTATCCTGGAGAATTTAAAAGCAAAGAGGCGGCCGGGCAAGTCCGTCGATCACCAAACAAATTTGCACGCATTAGCAACAACTTTCCTCTTCTTTGGTTAGCTAGAGG GTTTGCTATTCTTGCTGACCCAACAATCCCTATCATTGGTGAAGGAAACCAAGAGGGAAATGATAG gtacatagagcAACTAGTTGCTAGTGCGGAAGCAGCAGTAAATGAAATTGTAAGAAGAGgg GTTGCTCATCCTGACAAAATCGCCGTGGGTGGTCATTCATATGGTGCGTTTATGACTGCTAACCTCTTAGCACACGCCCCTCATCTGTTTTGCTGTGGAATTGCTCGCTCTGGAGCTTACAACAGGACACTGACTCCATTTGGCTTTCAG AAAGAGATGAGGACGCTATGGGAGGCTACCGATACCTATATTAAGATGAGTCCCTTCATGTCAGCTAACAAAATCAAGAAACCAATTCTACTGATTCACGGAGAAGATGACAGCAAAGTAACTACAGCAATGCAG TCAAGCCAATTTTATGATGCCTTGAAAGGTCATGGGGTGCCATGCCGTTTGGTGATTCTCCCATTTGAGCGGCACCAGTATGCTGCGAGGGAGAGCATTATGCATATAATCTGGGAGACTGATAGGTGGCTGCAGAAGTACTGTGCAACTAATCCTGGGAACATCAAGGATATGGAAACGAATGTTGACACATCACAATCACCTAATGATGCTGTACTGGATCATGAAGCTTTGACCTTAAACTTCACTAAGATATCTAGTTTG ATCAAGTTGATACGGTTGGCCTTTGCTCAAATTGTTTTTAGGAAGTCAAAAAACAATATGCAATGA
- the LOC101775214 gene encoding probable glutamyl endopeptidase, chloroplastic isoform X1, whose amino-acid sequence MLLPRFDQRMCFSRANFIAGPSYSAPFRTHTPLRLLPRRRIARRIGLATAEFAAGSFSGPALEEDDGDLGYRLPPKEIQEIVDVPPTPSYYISPRRDRIMFLKRRAMPPLSDLAKPDKILAGIRIDPSSNTRSRMSFYTGISIHLLMDDGTLGPEKAVNGYNDNAKINFVGWSPDGQHVAFTVRYEDEVDNGSNLALWIADAESGKARPLFKSADIMLNAVFELYVWVNESSLLVCTIPSSRGDPPTKPLVPFGPRIRSNEQRNIIQMRSTKEMLKDLHEEELFDYYATSQIVLVTLDGTVKMIALPAIYISLDPSPDGKYLILTSVHRPYSSIVSYKRFPKKVELWTVEGRFVREVCDLPLAEDIPVAANSVRKGKRLIRWRPDMPSTLFWVEAQDGGDANIEVSPRDIVYMEHAEPLDGEKPQVLLKLDLRCRKTYWCYGSFALVYEYWYKTRITRTWVISPDLKNHRRRLLFERSSEDAYSNPGSPVMCRTPAGTTVIARIKRNCEGSYILLKGRGATPKGSTPFLDLFDVNTGEKERIWESDKEKYYESILALISYHPKCEVQLDQLKLLVSKESRREITQYYIKIWPNKKQVQITNYPHPYPQLALLQKEIIRYQRKDGVKLTATLYLPPGYSPSEDGPLPCLIWSYPGEFKSKEAAGQVRRSPNKFARISNNFPLLWLARGFAILADPTIPIIGEGNQEGNDRYIEQLVASAEAAVNEIVRRGVAHPDKIAVGGHSYGAFMTANLLAHAPHLFCCGIARSGAYNRTLTPFGFQKEMRTLWEATDTYIKMSPFMSANKIKKPILLIHGEDDSKVTTAMQSSQFYDALKGHGVPCRLVILPFERHQYAARESIMHIIWETDRWLQKYCATNPGNIKDMETNVDTSQSPNDAVLDHEALTLNFTKISSLIKLIRLAFAQIVFRKSKNNMQ is encoded by the exons ATGCTGCTTCCGAGATTTGACCAGCGCATGTGCTTCTCCCGCGCCAATTTCATCGCCGGACCATCTTACTCGGCTCCATTCCGTACCCATACGCCTCTGCGCCTTTTGCCTCGTCGGAGGATTGCCAGGCGCATCGGCCTCGCGACGGCAGAGTTCGCCGCCGGTTCCTTCTCGGGCCCTGCTCTGGAGGAAGACGATGGAG ATCTCGGATATCGTCTCCCTCCAAAGGAAATCCAAGAGATTGTTGATGTGCCACCGACTCCCAGTTATTATATCTCCCCTCGCCGAGATAGGATCATGTTTCTAAAACGTAGAGCTATGCCTCCATTGTCAGACCTTGCTAAACCTGATAAAATACTTGCTGGTATACGGATTGATCCAAGTTCTAACACAAGGAGTCGAAT GTCCTTTTATACTGGGATCAGTATCCATTTGCTGATGGATGATGGAACTTTGGGTCCAGAGAAAGCGGTTAACGGATACAATGATAATGCAAAGATTAATTTTGTAGGATG GTCACCAGATGGTCAGCACGTGGCATTCACTGTGCGCTATGAAGATGAG GTGGACAATGGCAGCAATTTAGCATTGTGGATTGCTGATGCAGAATCTGGAAAAGCTAGACCTCTTTTCAAATCAGCAGACATCATGTTAAATGCTGTTTTCGAGCT ATATGTATGGGTGAACGAATCGTCTTTGTTGGTTTGCACTATTCCTTCATCACGTGGAGATCCACCTACGAAGCCGTTGGTTCCTTTTGGTCCAAGGATCCGGTCTAATGAGCAGAGAAACATCATTCAGATGAGATCCACAAAAGAAATGCTGAAAGATCTGCATGAAGAAGAATTGTTTGATTACTATGCAACCTCTCAGATAGTATTGGTTACCTTAGATGGGACAGTGAAAATGATTGCCCTTCCTGCTATATACATTTCTCTTGATCCTTCACCAGATGGGAAATATTTGATCCTTACTTCTGTGCACCGACCTTATTCTTCTATAGTTTCATATAAAAGGTTCCCCAAAAAGGTTGAGCTGTGGACAGTTGAAGGTAGATTTGTCCGTGAAGTTTGTGATTTGCCCCTTGCGGAAGATATTCCTGTTGCAGCTAATAGTGTCCGTAAGGGAAAGCGTTTAATCAGGTGGAGGCCTGATATGCCTTCAACATTATTTTG GGTGGAGGCACAAGATGGAGGAGACGCAAACATTGAAGTATCGCCACGTGATATAGTTTACATGGAACATGCCGAACCTTTGGATGGTGAAAAGCCTCAAGTCTTGCTTAAACTTGACCTTCGATGCAG AAAGACCTACTGGTGCTATGGATCGTTTGCGCTGGTCTATGAATATTGGTACAAGACACGAATAACAAGAACATGGGTTATATCACCTGACCTCAAAAATCATAGACGTCGGTTATTATTTGAAAGGTCTTCAGAAGACGCCTACTCAAATCCAGGATCTCCAGTGATGTGCAGAACTCCGGCAGGTACTACTGTCATTGCAAGAATTAAGAGAAACTGTGAAGGAAGCTACATCTTACTGAAGGGAAGGGGTGCCACACCAAAAGGAAGCACCCCATTTCTTGATCTTTTCGATGT AAATACTGGAGAAAAGGAGCGGATATGGGAAAGTGACAAAGAAAAATACTATGAATCTATCCTTGCACTTATATCATACCATCCTAAATGTGAAGTGCAGCTTGATCAACTAAAGTTACTTGTGTCTAAAGAGTCAAGAAGAGAAATCACCCAGTATTATATCAAGATTTGGCCAAACAAGAAGCAAGTCCAGATTACAAATTACCCACATCCATATCCTCAACTGGCACTGTTGCAGAAAGAAATAATCAGATACCAGCGGAAGGATGGTGTTAAACTTACTGCTACATTGTATCTGCCTCCAGGCTATAGTCCGTCAGAAGATGGGCCTCTCCCATGTCTCATTTGGTCTTATCCTGGAGAATTTAAAAGCAAAGAGGCGGCCGGGCAAGTCCGTCGATCACCAAACAAATTTGCACGCATTAGCAACAACTTTCCTCTTCTTTGGTTAGCTAGAGG GTTTGCTATTCTTGCTGACCCAACAATCCCTATCATTGGTGAAGGAAACCAAGAGGGAAATGATAG gtacatagagcAACTAGTTGCTAGTGCGGAAGCAGCAGTAAATGAAATTGTAAGAAGAGgg GTTGCTCATCCTGACAAAATCGCCGTGGGTGGTCATTCATATGGTGCGTTTATGACTGCTAACCTCTTAGCACACGCCCCTCATCTGTTTTGCTGTGGAATTGCTCGCTCTGGAGCTTACAACAGGACACTGACTCCATTTGGCTTTCAG AAAGAGATGAGGACGCTATGGGAGGCTACCGATACCTATATTAAGATGAGTCCCTTCATGTCAGCTAACAAAATCAAGAAACCAATTCTACTGATTCACGGAGAAGATGACAGCAAAGTAACTACAGCAATGCAG TCAAGCCAATTTTATGATGCCTTGAAAGGTCATGGGGTGCCATGCCGTTTGGTGATTCTCCCATTTGAGCGGCACCAGTATGCTGCGAGGGAGAGCATTATGCATATAATCTGGGAGACTGATAGGTGGCTGCAGAAGTACTGTGCAACTAATCCTGGGAACATCAAGGATATGGAAACGAATGTTGACACATCACAATCACCTAATGATGCTGTACTGGATCATGAAGCTTTGACCTTAAACTTCACTAAGATATCTAGTTTG ATCAAGTTGATACGGTTGGCCTTTGCTCAAATTGTTTTTAGGAAGTCAAAAAACAATATGCAATGA
- the LOC101775214 gene encoding probable glutamyl endopeptidase, chloroplastic isoform X2, with amino-acid sequence MLLPRFDQRMCFSRANFIAGPSYSAPFRTHTPLRLLPRRRIARRIGLATAEFAAGSFSGPALEEDDGDLGYRLPPKEIQEIVDVPPTPSYYISPRRDRIMFLKRRAMPPLSDLAKPDKILAGIRIDPSSNTRSRMSFYTGISIHLLMDDGTLGPEKAVNGYNDNAKINFVGWSPDGQHVAFTVRYEDEVDNGSNLALWIADAESGKARPLFKSADIMLNAVFELYVWVNESSLLVCTIPSSRGDPPTKPLVPFGPRIRSNEQRNIIQMRSTKEMLKDLHEEELFDYYATSQIVLVTLDGTVKMIALPAIYISLDPSPDGKYLILTSVHRPYSSIVSYKRFPKKVELWTVEGRFVREVCDLPLAEDIPVAANSVRKGKRLIRWRPDMPSTLFWVEAQDGGDANIEVSPRDIVYMEHAEPLDGEKPQVLLKLDLRCRKTYWCYGSFALVYEYWYKTRITRTWVISPDLKNHRRRLLFERSSEDAYSNPGSPVMCRTPAGTTVIARIKRNCEGSYILLKGRGATPKGSTPFLDLFDVNTGEKERIWESDKEKYYESILALISYHPKCEVQLDQLKLLVSKESRREITQYYIKIWPNKKQVQITNYPHPYPQLALLQKEIIRYQRKDGVKLTATLYLPPGYSPSEDGPLPCLIWSYPGEFKSKEAAGQVRRSPNKFARISNNFPLLWLARGFAILADPTIPIIGEGNQEGNDRYIEQLVASAEAAVNEIVAHPDKIAVGGHSYGAFMTANLLAHAPHLFCCGIARSGAYNRTLTPFGFQKEMRTLWEATDTYIKMSPFMSANKIKKPILLIHGEDDSKVTTAMQSSQFYDALKGHGVPCRLVILPFERHQYAARESIMHIIWETDRWLQKYCATNPGNIKDMETNVDTSQSPNDAVLDHEALTLNFTKISSLIKLIRLAFAQIVFRKSKNNMQ; translated from the exons ATGCTGCTTCCGAGATTTGACCAGCGCATGTGCTTCTCCCGCGCCAATTTCATCGCCGGACCATCTTACTCGGCTCCATTCCGTACCCATACGCCTCTGCGCCTTTTGCCTCGTCGGAGGATTGCCAGGCGCATCGGCCTCGCGACGGCAGAGTTCGCCGCCGGTTCCTTCTCGGGCCCTGCTCTGGAGGAAGACGATGGAG ATCTCGGATATCGTCTCCCTCCAAAGGAAATCCAAGAGATTGTTGATGTGCCACCGACTCCCAGTTATTATATCTCCCCTCGCCGAGATAGGATCATGTTTCTAAAACGTAGAGCTATGCCTCCATTGTCAGACCTTGCTAAACCTGATAAAATACTTGCTGGTATACGGATTGATCCAAGTTCTAACACAAGGAGTCGAAT GTCCTTTTATACTGGGATCAGTATCCATTTGCTGATGGATGATGGAACTTTGGGTCCAGAGAAAGCGGTTAACGGATACAATGATAATGCAAAGATTAATTTTGTAGGATG GTCACCAGATGGTCAGCACGTGGCATTCACTGTGCGCTATGAAGATGAG GTGGACAATGGCAGCAATTTAGCATTGTGGATTGCTGATGCAGAATCTGGAAAAGCTAGACCTCTTTTCAAATCAGCAGACATCATGTTAAATGCTGTTTTCGAGCT ATATGTATGGGTGAACGAATCGTCTTTGTTGGTTTGCACTATTCCTTCATCACGTGGAGATCCACCTACGAAGCCGTTGGTTCCTTTTGGTCCAAGGATCCGGTCTAATGAGCAGAGAAACATCATTCAGATGAGATCCACAAAAGAAATGCTGAAAGATCTGCATGAAGAAGAATTGTTTGATTACTATGCAACCTCTCAGATAGTATTGGTTACCTTAGATGGGACAGTGAAAATGATTGCCCTTCCTGCTATATACATTTCTCTTGATCCTTCACCAGATGGGAAATATTTGATCCTTACTTCTGTGCACCGACCTTATTCTTCTATAGTTTCATATAAAAGGTTCCCCAAAAAGGTTGAGCTGTGGACAGTTGAAGGTAGATTTGTCCGTGAAGTTTGTGATTTGCCCCTTGCGGAAGATATTCCTGTTGCAGCTAATAGTGTCCGTAAGGGAAAGCGTTTAATCAGGTGGAGGCCTGATATGCCTTCAACATTATTTTG GGTGGAGGCACAAGATGGAGGAGACGCAAACATTGAAGTATCGCCACGTGATATAGTTTACATGGAACATGCCGAACCTTTGGATGGTGAAAAGCCTCAAGTCTTGCTTAAACTTGACCTTCGATGCAG AAAGACCTACTGGTGCTATGGATCGTTTGCGCTGGTCTATGAATATTGGTACAAGACACGAATAACAAGAACATGGGTTATATCACCTGACCTCAAAAATCATAGACGTCGGTTATTATTTGAAAGGTCTTCAGAAGACGCCTACTCAAATCCAGGATCTCCAGTGATGTGCAGAACTCCGGCAGGTACTACTGTCATTGCAAGAATTAAGAGAAACTGTGAAGGAAGCTACATCTTACTGAAGGGAAGGGGTGCCACACCAAAAGGAAGCACCCCATTTCTTGATCTTTTCGATGT AAATACTGGAGAAAAGGAGCGGATATGGGAAAGTGACAAAGAAAAATACTATGAATCTATCCTTGCACTTATATCATACCATCCTAAATGTGAAGTGCAGCTTGATCAACTAAAGTTACTTGTGTCTAAAGAGTCAAGAAGAGAAATCACCCAGTATTATATCAAGATTTGGCCAAACAAGAAGCAAGTCCAGATTACAAATTACCCACATCCATATCCTCAACTGGCACTGTTGCAGAAAGAAATAATCAGATACCAGCGGAAGGATGGTGTTAAACTTACTGCTACATTGTATCTGCCTCCAGGCTATAGTCCGTCAGAAGATGGGCCTCTCCCATGTCTCATTTGGTCTTATCCTGGAGAATTTAAAAGCAAAGAGGCGGCCGGGCAAGTCCGTCGATCACCAAACAAATTTGCACGCATTAGCAACAACTTTCCTCTTCTTTGGTTAGCTAGAGG GTTTGCTATTCTTGCTGACCCAACAATCCCTATCATTGGTGAAGGAAACCAAGAGGGAAATGATAG gtacatagagcAACTAGTTGCTAGTGCGGAAGCAGCAGTAAATGAAATT GTTGCTCATCCTGACAAAATCGCCGTGGGTGGTCATTCATATGGTGCGTTTATGACTGCTAACCTCTTAGCACACGCCCCTCATCTGTTTTGCTGTGGAATTGCTCGCTCTGGAGCTTACAACAGGACACTGACTCCATTTGGCTTTCAG AAAGAGATGAGGACGCTATGGGAGGCTACCGATACCTATATTAAGATGAGTCCCTTCATGTCAGCTAACAAAATCAAGAAACCAATTCTACTGATTCACGGAGAAGATGACAGCAAAGTAACTACAGCAATGCAG TCAAGCCAATTTTATGATGCCTTGAAAGGTCATGGGGTGCCATGCCGTTTGGTGATTCTCCCATTTGAGCGGCACCAGTATGCTGCGAGGGAGAGCATTATGCATATAATCTGGGAGACTGATAGGTGGCTGCAGAAGTACTGTGCAACTAATCCTGGGAACATCAAGGATATGGAAACGAATGTTGACACATCACAATCACCTAATGATGCTGTACTGGATCATGAAGCTTTGACCTTAAACTTCACTAAGATATCTAGTTTG ATCAAGTTGATACGGTTGGCCTTTGCTCAAATTGTTTTTAGGAAGTCAAAAAACAATATGCAATGA